Proteins co-encoded in one Arachis hypogaea cultivar Tifrunner chromosome 11, arahy.Tifrunner.gnm2.J5K5, whole genome shotgun sequence genomic window:
- the LOC112721494 gene encoding uncharacterized protein — MKRFGHHLKLLFNDKKPSQSQTKQLCRGFCQGTKFVSPNQDDFAVISPRIKLRDGRHLAYLERGVSKDVAKYKIIIVHGFGSSKEMNFLAPQELIDELGIYLLQYDRAGYGESDPNPKHSLKSEALDIQELADQLELGPQFYVIGVLMGSYATWSCLQYLPHRYRITTFHMDI; from the exons ATGAAAAGATTCGGACATCACCTTAAACTATTGTTCAATGATAAGAAACCATCACAATCTCAGACAAAACAACTCTGCAGAGGTTTCTGTCAG GGGACTAAGTTTGTTTCTCCAAACCAAGATGATTTTGCTGTGATTTCACCAAGAATTAAACTCAGAGATGGGAGGCACCTGGCTTATCTTGAGAGAGGGGTTTCTAAGGATGTGGCAAAGTATAAGATCATCATTGTCCATGGTTTTGGAAGCTCCAAAGAGATGAACTTTCTCGCACCCCAA gaACTAATAGATGAACTAGGCATATATCTACTGCAATATGACCGAGCTGGGTATGGAGAAAGTGATCCAAATCCCAAACACTCGCTCAAAAGTGAAGCACTTGACATTCAAGAACTTGCTGATCAGTTAGAGTTAGGGCCACAGTTCTATGTCATTGGAGTCTTAATGGGTTCATATGCTACATGGAGTTGCCTTCAGTACTTACCCCACAGGTACAGAATTACAACCTTCCATATGGATATATAG